One genomic segment of Sminthopsis crassicaudata isolate SCR6 chromosome 2, ASM4859323v1, whole genome shotgun sequence includes these proteins:
- the IL12B gene encoding interleukin-12 subunit beta → MCHQQLVISLFSLLFLATPLMAIWELEKNVYVAEVEWHPDAPAETVVLICDSSEEENTITWTSSKNGQILGTGKTLTVQVKEFTDAGTYICQKEGEVLSHKLLLIRVMEDGIWSTDIVKDQKEPKTKTYLKCEAKNYSGNFTCSWLTESSSDLKFSIKSSKGSSDPRGVTCGPAVLSKEKVKINNKEYQKYTADCQEVSACPSAEENQPIEVVLDAIQKHKYEKYTSSFFIRDIIKPDPPRNLRVKPLKNSRIVELSWEYPETWSTPHSYFPLNFSVQVQRSRDKKEKNSFTTETTSAQVECHKGKKILVKAQDRYYNSFWSTWASVSC, encoded by the exons ATGTGTCATCAACAACTGGTCATCtccttattttctttgctttttttggcAACTCCTCTCATGGCCATATgggaactggaaaaaaatg tttatgtCGCAGAGGTAGAATGGCATCCTGATGCTCCAGCTGAAACAGTGGTGCTCATCTGCGATTCATCTGAAGAGGAAAACACCATAACTTGGACCTCAAGCAAGAATGGTCAAATCTTAGGAACAGGCAAGACCTTGACTGTCCAAGTGAAGGAGTTTACAGATGCTGGCACCTACATTTGTCAGAAAGAAGGAGAAGTGTTGAGTCACAAGTTATTGTTAATCCGAGTAATGGAAGATGGGATTTGGTCCACAGATATTGTAAAAGACCAGAAAG AACCCAAAACTAAAACCTATTTGAAGTGTGAAGCCAAGAATTATTCTGGGAATTTCACCTGTTCCTGGCTTACAGAAAGCAGTTCTGACTTGAAATTCTCTATTAAAAGCAGCAAAGG CTCTTCAGATCCCCGAGGTGTAACTTGTGGCCCTGCTGTGCTCTCCAaggaaaaagtcaaaataaaCAACAAGGAATACCAAAAATATACAGCAGACTGCCAAGAGGTCAGCGCCTGCCCATCTGCTGAAGAAAACCAGCCAATTGAGGTTGTCCTAGATGCTATTCAGAaacacaaatatgaaaaatataccaGCAGTTTCTTCATAAGAGATATCA tCAAACCAGACCCACCCAGGAACCTTCGTGTCAAACCCTTAAAGAATTCTAGGATTGTGGAATTAAGTTGGGAATATCCTGAGACCTGGAGTACACCACATTCTTATTTCCCATTGAATTTCAGCGTTCAAGTTCAGCGTTcaagagacaagaaagaaaag AATAGCTTCACCACAGAAACAACCTCTGCTCAAGTTGAATGCCACAAGGGGAAGAAGATTTTGGTGAAGGCCCAGGATCGCTACTATAATTCATTCTGGAGCACATGGGCATCTGTGTCCT GTTAA